From a single Brassica napus cultivar Da-Ae chromosome C9, Da-Ae, whole genome shotgun sequence genomic region:
- the LOC106422842 gene encoding pumilio homolog 18, whose translation MANNHPFSMSAMLKSLQDLRSAAEKDPAAPPPTYGVTLPPPPPYGVALPPPPPYGVALPPPPPYGVALAPPPGYAPPFQPCACGFCDESPLQWMFNLMTRSEEEDAAYPFKVFISNLDRRELLGVASLLTSDPDYFLEIARNKNGSNRLQKLVGKSDDVDYLICEATLYRFLHVMTDKHASYVATRGLRVFAGKKKEFMCEELIHHALLLARDRHGCVALNEMLTDLDHPYYRNQLLDIVAHNALPLSNNTSGNFVVQHVLKLNDPRTTRNVALSLRGHCIDLSFKKYGSYIVERLLEADESVAVVVMELVESDGDRLMRLARSEFGNFVVNKALIVTQRRMTRVDLFRDLVKKLMPFLNFLRKSRGSNIAVFLESVHQTEVA comes from the coding sequence ATGGCAAACAACCATCCCTTTTCGATGTCAGCAATGCTCAAATCTTTACAAGATCTCCGTTCCGCCGCAGAGAAGGATCCGGCGGCTCCTCCTCCGACATATGGCGTCACCCTCCCTCCTCCTCCGCCATATGGCGTCGCCCTCCCTCCTCCTCCGCCATATGGCGTCGCCCTCCCTCCTCCTCCGCCATATGGCGTCGCCCTCGCTCCTCCTCCGGGATACGCCCCACCGTTCCAGCCATGTGCTTGCGGATTCTGCGATGAGTCGCCTTTGCAGTGGATGTTCAACTTAATGACTAGgagcgaagaagaagatgctgCGTATCCCTTTAAAGTCTTTATCTCGAACCTAGACAGAAGGGAGCTTCTAGGGGTGGCGTCTCTGCTGACGTCAGATCCCGACTACTTCTTGGAGATCGCAAGAAACAAGAACGGCTCCAACCGCCTTCAGAAACTCGTCGGAAAATCAGATGACGTGGACTATCTAATCTGCGAGGCTACCTTGTACCGCTTCCTCCACGTCATGACGGACAAGCACGCGTCCTACGTGGCGACGCGGGGGTTACGAGTGTTTGCCGGGAAGAAGAAAGAGTTCATGTGCGAGGAACTTATCCACCACGCGCTTCTCCTTGCGCGTGACCGACACGGCTGCGTCGCACTCAACGAGATGTTAACCGACTTGGACCATCCTTACTACAGAAACCAGCTGCTGGACATAGTCGCTCACAACGCTCTCCCGCTAAGCAACAACACTTCAGGCAACTTTGTGGTACAGCACGTGCTTAAACTGAACGATCCGCGAACCACGCGTAACGTGGCTCTCAGCCTACGTGGCCACTGTATTGATCTGTCGTTTAAGAAGTACGGAAGCTACATAGTGGAGCGGCTTTTGGAGGCGGACGAGTCGGTGGCTGTGGTGGTGATGGAGCTTGTGGAGAGCGATGGAGACAGGTTGATGAGGCTGGCGAGGAGCGAGTTTGGGAATTTCGTGGTGAACAAGGCACTGATAGTCACGCAGAGGAGGATGACTAGGGTTGATCTGTTTCGAGACTTGGTGAAGAAGCTCATGCCTTTTCTCAATTTCTTGCGCAAATCTCGTGGAAGCAACATTGCAGTGTTCTTGGAGTCGGTTCATCAAACTGAAGTCGCTTAG
- the LOC106422860 gene encoding ubiquitin-conjugating enzyme E2 7 → MASSQAILLLQKQLKDLCKHPVDGFSAGLVDEKNIFEWNVTIIGPPDTLYEGGFFNAIMSFPQNYPNSPPTVRFTSDMWHPNVYSDGRVCISILHPPGDDPSGYELASERWTPVHTVESIMLSIISMLSGPNDESPANVEAAKEWREKRHEFKKKVSRCVRKSQEML, encoded by the exons ATGGCCTCCTCCCAAGCTATCCTTCTCCTTCAGAAACAACTGAAAG ATCTATGTAAGCATCCTGTGGATGGATTCTCAGCTGGACTCGTCGACGAGAAGAATATATTCGAGTGGAACGTTACCATCATCGGACCTCCAGATACTCTCTA TGAAGGAGGATTCTTTAACGCTATAATGAGCTTCCCTCAGAATTATCCTAATAGCCCACCAACTGTTAGGTTTACTTCAGATATGTGGCATCCTAATG TTTATTCTGATGGTCGTGTTTGCATTTCGATTCTGCATCCTCCTGGTGATGATCCAAGTGGTTATGAGCTTGCTAGCGAGCGCTGGACCCCTGTTCATACT GTTGAGAGTATTATGTTGAGTATTATATCTATGCTTTCTGGTCCCAACGATGAGTCTCCTGCAAACGTTGAAGCTGCT AAAGAGTGGCGTGAGAAGAGACACGAGTTCAAGAAGAAGGTGAGCCGGTGTGTGAGAAAGTCTCAAGAAATGTTATGA
- the LOC125593038 gene encoding CLAVATA3/ESR (CLE)-related protein 46, protein MKKISFLYIKNMRRHTVLIIILLLHTCLFLGIIVTRECQEVHFKSEPEKISTKTNYERLMPTWVEEKMGHKHPSGPNPTGNRHPPVKVKP, encoded by the exons ATGAAGAAAATAAGCTTTCTCTACATAAAAAATATGCGAAGACATACTGTATTAATCATTATCCTTCTCCTTCATACCTGCCTCTTTCTCGGCATAATTGTGACTCGGGAATGCCAAGAAG TCCATTTTAAAAGTGAACCTGAAAAGATCAGCACAAAAACGAATTACGAAAGATTGATGCCAACTTGG GTTGAAGAAAAGATGGGGCATAAGCACCCATCAGGACCTAACCCAACAGGAAATCGCCACCCACCGGTCAAAGTGAAACCCTGA
- the LOC106422888 gene encoding non-specific lipid-transfer protein 4-like has translation MALILRFFTCLVLTVCIVASVDAAISCGTVARQLAPCASYLWRGGMMIPSCFAGVKKLNDMAQTTLDRQQACKCLKAAAQGINPSIASSLPGKCGISIPYTISKNTNCDTVQ, from the exons ATGGCTTTGATTTTGAGGTTCTTTACATGCCTTGTTTTGACGGTGTGCATTGTTGCATCAGTAGATGCAGCAATCTCATGTGGCACAGTGGCACGTCAATTGGCTCCATGTGCTAGCTATCTGTGGAGAGGCGGGATGATGATTCCCTCATGCTTTGCGGGAGTTAAAAAATTGAATGATATGGCTCAAACCACCCTGGATCGTCAGCAAGCATGCAAATGCTTAAAGGCCGCTGCACAGGGCATCAACCCAAGTATAGCCTCTAGCCTTCCTGGAAAGTGCGGTATTAGCATTCCATATACCATCTCCAAGAACACCAACTGCGACAC CGTCCAGTGA
- the LOC125593039 gene encoding LOW QUALITY PROTEIN: uncharacterized protein LOC125593039 (The sequence of the model RefSeq protein was modified relative to this genomic sequence to represent the inferred CDS: substituted 2 bases at 2 genomic stop codons), with translation MDIPELPRRLYTSGEEPEAHNSISYHTDNSKLHTALRKALTDDEFEELKESSLGVFIKFKEQGFGWASRLVHYMLSFKLDIKKKYEMWSLVGPEPLRFSLLEFENLTGLNCEYIEDLETPKCDVTPEMVSFWGMLGVHLEAGPTTDQIIAALKRCGDWSREDRKRLAYLSIFTGFIEGRKFSTATRSTLARLVMDLERFENYPWGRVAFKVLMDSLWNKEIAGCYTVDGFIQVLQVWTYTAMPELGASIGGPRADSPSPPILAYEGSRGRRSMKAAILSQTRVINFVEKDISEMWPKWDSEVEDLPAENIIKVMYERRPWKWTMDCWEVTGTKVNTKPKVVTPSKKAKEMVVLEEEEEEEEDNPRPRKKARKEAPEEAREEAREEARGVTREELXKKGLISAXESRNKQATPQDKQPTPLAKETGGRNKQATPHANETVVSNQPPPHQTKQQPPPPQKKQQQPPPLQKKQPPPQKKQPPQIKDRWLPEDTATEANSVNKADGVTSKEIVAVTSTDHQPSLASTDQQPSLASTEPSDPVSQPSLVVLDKRAKSKRAKKPAPTVRSPYMAEKKKDKVAAYNPFPPVNKEKLKELADWLKTDPHYLTKIEDKPRTSPTRWYHFLRTARGWLEDCHIDAWINVLRQRYQENPQAFRSERMCFLDHNFSQSWREQYQLFKTSEPDHKGLGRVLPGGASYFYDGSIPSFCQSNKKWGEDIDDIYAPVNLDDKHWVAIWISIPKRHIVVWDSIPSSSVPDAWDAIMEPFLQMVPYLLVECAATDEMRVKYGLEPYTYERPLKGVPTANNGDCGVYTVKYIECHALGGSFDPKDFARCNAKKMRDNMAVDIWKELVDQHLKENVDGDKFVGMYD, from the exons atggatattccagaactcccccgtaggttatacacatcaggggaagagccagaagcccacaatagcatttcgtatcatacggataacagcaagttgcatactgctcttaggaaagctcttactgatgacgaatttgaagagctcaaggagtcgagtttgggagttttcatcaagttcaaggagcagggatttggttgggcttcaaggctggttcactacatgctcagtttcaagctggacattaagaagaagtatgagatgtggtctctcgttggtccagaacctttgaggttttcactgttagagtttgaaaacctcactggtctaaactgcgagtacatcgaggaccttgagacaccaaaatgtgacgttaccccagagatggtttctttctgggggatgctgggagttcatctggaagctgggccaactactgatcagataatagcagcactgaagagatgcggggattggtccagggaagatcgcaagcggctcgcgtacctctccatcttcactggattcattgaagggagaaagttttcaaccgctacacgatctactctggcaaggctagtgatggatttagaacggtttgagaattatccatgggggagagtcgcgtttaaggtgctgatggactctttgtggaacaaagaaattgctggctgttacaccgtggatgggtttatacaagttcttcaagtctggacgtacacagctatgccggaattgggtgctagtattggtggtcccagagcagacagtccgtctccaccgatactggcttacgagggcagcagaggccgcagatcaatgaaagctgctatcttgagtcag acccgcgtgatcaactttgttgagaaggacattagtgaaatgtggccaaaatgggactctgaggttgaggacctgcccgcggagaacatcattaaagtcatgtatgagcggagaccgtggaagtggaccatggattgctgggaagtcactggtactaaggtcaatacaaaacctaaggttgtgactccatcgaagaaggccaaagagatggttgtgttggaggaggaggaggaggaggaggaagacaatccaagacctcggaagaaagctcgtaaagaggctcctgaagaggctagagaagaggctagagaagaggctagaggggtgaccagagagga gctatgaaaaaagggtttaataagtgcatgagagagtagaaacaaacaggctacccctcaagataaacagcctacccctcttgccaaagaaaccgggggtagaaacaaacaggctacccctcatgccaatgaaaccgtggttagtaaccagcctcctcctcatcaaaccaaacagcagcctcctcctcctcaaaagaaacagcagcagcctcctcctcttcaaaagaaacagcctcctcctcaaaagaaacagcctcctcaaatcaaagat agatggttgccggaggatacagcaaccgaggcgaactcggtaaataaagcagatggtgtcacctccaaagagattgttgctgtcacttccaccgatcaccaaccgagcctcgcttccacagatcaacaaccgagcctcgcttccaccgagccaagcgatccagtttcacaaccgagcctggttgtattggacaagcgtgcaaagagtaaacgagcgaagaaacctgctcctactgtgagatctccttatatggcagagaaaaaaaaagataaagtggcagcctataatccatttccgccagtaaacaaagaaaagttgaaggaactcgctgattggttgaaaactgatcc tcattatttaactaagatcgaggacaaaccacgtacatcaccaacaaggtggtaccacttcctccggacagccagaggatggctggaagactgc catatagatgcttggattaatgtgctaaggcagaggtatcaggagaacccacaagctttcaggagcgagcgaatgtgcttcctggatcacaacttttctcagtcttggagagagcagtatcagctcttcaaaacatcggaacctgatcacaaaggtttaggaagagttctacctggtggggcgtcgtatttttatgacggatcaataccttcattttgccaatcaaacaagaagtggggggaggacattgatgatatctatgcgccagtgaacttggacgacaagcattgggttgctatttggatatcgatccctaagaggcacatagtcgtctgggacagcataccttcatctagtgtaccagacgcatgggatgcgataatggagccttttctccagatggtcccttatctgcttgttgagtgcgcagccaccgacgaaatgcgggtcaaatacgggttggagccatacacatatgagagaccgctgaaaggtgtacccacggccaacaatggtgattgtggcgtgtacactgtaaagtacattgaatgtcatgcgctcgggggctcctttgaccctaaagactttgctaggtgcaacgcgaagaaaatgagggataatatggcggtggatatatggaaggagcttgttgatcagcatctgaaagaaaatgtggatggtgataagttcgtgggcatgtatgattag